The genomic DNA GAGCTGGTGCGCGACGTGGACGTGCAGGCCGCGCGCATCACCGGCGACGGGCAGGAGCGCGGCAACCTGATGGCCACGCTGATCGCCAGCTACGTGATCCTGTTCCTGTTCGTGCAGCTGATCACGCTGTACGGCCAGAACGCCATGCGCAGCGTGCTGGAGGAAAAGAACAACCGCATCGTGGAGGTGATCGTCAGCTCCGTGAAGCCCATGCACCTGATGGCGGGCAAGGTGCTGGGGCTGGGCTCGGTGGTCCTCTTCCAGATCGGCATCTGGGTGGCGTTCGGGGCGCTGCTGGCGTCGCAGGCGGGGTTCCTGGAGCGCCGCTTCGGCATCAGTGCCGCGGCGTTCTCGGCGGTGAAGATGGAGCCCTCGGTGATGGCCATCCTGCTGGTGTTCTTCACCTTCGGGTTCATCCTGTACGCGGCGATGTACGCGGCGGCCGGCGCATCCGTCACCAGTGAGCAGGAGGCGCAGCAGCTCACCTTTCCCCTGATGCTGCCGCTGTTCATCCCCATGGTGTTCATCGTCCCGGTGATGACGGACCCGCTGGGCACCACCGCGCGCACCCTGTCGCTGATCCCGTTCACCTCGCCGGTGGTGATGCCCATGCGCGCCGTGGCGACGGACGTTCCCGCGTGGGAGATCGCGGCGGCCATCGCCCTGCTGGTGGCGGGAATGCTGGGCGTGGTGTGGATCGCGGGAAAGATCTACCGCGTCGGCATCCTGAGCACCGGCAAGAAGCCCTCGATGGGCGA from Longimicrobium sp. includes the following:
- a CDS encoding ABC transporter permease, with protein sequence MRNVMIIIRREFKERVRTRSFLVGTVLFPVFMVAMVFLPALIKSGGGERTLVLVDQSPAGIGERVAAALQAPKPGKEAIRYTVERVPGPIDAQRASLNGRVEKKEIDGYVVIGADVLKTSQVAYRARDVTKLQVVQDIEGAVTAAVQQVRLAGSGMTPAQVAELVRDVDVQAARITGDGQERGNLMATLIASYVILFLFVQLITLYGQNAMRSVLEEKNNRIVEVIVSSVKPMHLMAGKVLGLGSVVLFQIGIWVAFGALLASQAGFLERRFGISAAAFSAVKMEPSVMAILLVFFTFGFILYAAMYAAAGASVTSEQEAQQLTFPLMLPLFIPMVFIVPVMTDPLGTTARTLSLIPFTSPVVMPMRAVATDVPAWEIAAAIALLVAGMLGVVWIAGKIYRVGILSTGKKPSMGELIRWLRMA